The following DNA comes from Dermochelys coriacea isolate rDerCor1 chromosome 21, rDerCor1.pri.v4, whole genome shotgun sequence.
TAGGATAACTAGCTGCTGGCACAATTATGGCAAGCAGAATTATGACTTCAGGTAGAGAATAAGCAGCAGGATCAGATGAACTCAAGTAGATGTCAGGTTTTTCACATACCAGAGATGTTGGTAACAGAAAAAAGGCAATTGtttctaatttgttttttttttttttttaattatttcaggaATGTATTCTCTTCAACAGCTGCTTAAAATTATTAGAGATGCCCTGTGATTATTCTTGACTTACattgtgtaaaagaataaatgttacCTGCCTCATGTGTCTGGGATCTTTACCCTAAAGTATCAAACTCTTACTCTGAACAACAATATGCATTAAGGGCTTTAAATTTGAAAGGAAATAAACAAACCTACATCCTCAACCTCCTTACTAGATAGGAAAAGTTCTTTCCCCCCCACAATCCTCCTCCCTTTTACAGATGTGGAAGTAGAGCCCCAGGAAGGTTgtcacttgtccaaggtcacagagcaagtcagtaCCAAAGCCACACAGATtgcaggagtcctgatgccccaTTCTCTGGTCTAGCTGCAACACCACGGTCTGCCTCCTCCCAGCTCGAGGGGAACAGAACTCAGGGAACTGACTGCCAGGCCCCAGTTCTGGCTACCAGACAACGGCTTCTCCTTACAATATCACTTAGGGGCCTTGCCCTATTGAAAACAATGGGGCAGACATAGCACCGCTCCAGATTCTGTTTCCCCAACTGCAGTTTTCACCAAATCCAATGTTTCGCTTTAACTTGTCTTCACCATGCCCTGACCCAACTCTGCCACCGCCCCTTGCAGTCACCCACCCCGGTCATGGCTTAAAGGCCCGTGCGTACTTCCTGGGATATGGGGGCCACCGCCTATGTGACCAAGGCGGGTCCCAGGCACATGTAGAGCCAAGGGCCTCCCCCATCTCAGCTCCACTAAGTGCCACGGAACCAGGCCTGACTCCTGGGGGGAGCCAAAGGCTCACAGCTCAGATCCTGCAAGGACACACGAAGAGCAGCTTGCCCCCACATTGAGGTcacagcccggggggggggggggagagtcccTTCTCCCCATCGGGGGATGCTGCCACGGCCCCCGGGGGAGGGATCCCCAGGctccccggcggggggggggggggaagggggcggagccGCGGCCCCCGGGGGAGGGATCCCCAGGCTccccggcggcgggggggggggaaggggacggTGCCACGGCCCCCGGGGGAGGGATCCCCAGGCTccccggcggcgggggggggaagggggcggtgCCGCGGCCCCCGGGGGAGGGATCCCCAGGctccccggcggggggggggaagggggcggagccGCGGCCCCCGGGGGAGGGATCCCCAGGCTccccggcggggggggaagggggcggagccGCGGCCCCCGGGGGAGGGATCCCCAGGctccccggcgggggggggggaagggggcggtgCCGCGGCCCCCGGGGGAGGGATCCCCAGGCtccccggcgggggggggaagggggcggtgCCGCGGCCCCCGGGGGAGGGATCCCCAGGctccccggcggggggggggaagggggcggagccGCGGCCCCCGGGGGAGGGATCCCCAGGctccccggcggggggggggaagggggcggagccGCGGCCCCCGGGGGAGGGATCCCCAGGCTCCCCGGCCCACAGCAgcgcgctcagccctgggggcccGGCCAGCGGGCACCTGCGGAAGTCGCTCCTGTCGGCGGCGAAGCGGCAGGCGCTCCGGACCCAGTCCCGCAGCCCCTCGGGGGGGGACccggggccgccgccgccgccgcccgcctgCCCGCCCGACGCCATGGCTGCTCCGCGCGCTCGTGCGGCCAACGGCTAACGCGTCACATCCTGCTCATGGCTCGGCCCCATTCCGTCACTTCCGTGGCGGGGCCGACGCGGGGAAGCGGCGTGCGAGCGCGTGGCCGCCTGGAGCCGTGCGCCTTGCGCGTGCGCAGGGGCCACGTGCCCGTACCAATAGGGGGGCCTGCTGCAGCGCTGCGTGTGCAAAGGGCGAGGTTCCCCTGCGATCCCAGCGTGCAGACCCCGAGCCTCATTCCGTGTGCAAAGCACACGCCTGGGGCCAGGCCGTGTGCACAGGGCGGAGTGACGTGCAAGGGCCGTGTGCAAAGTGCAAGGGCGAATGCCAGCCCTGCGTGCAGAGTGCAAGGGCCCGTGCAACGCTCCACGTGCAAAGTGCAAGCCCTTGAAAGATAAAATAgggaaaaattaatataaataatgcTAGGCCAAGGCCTTGATCCTGAAGTCCCTGCTCTGGTTAGCAAAGTTGCATCCTGAAATGTCGGTAGGATCAAACCCTGAACACCCAAAGAAATAACCACTAGCTTTGATAGGACGTGAATATGGTTTTCTGAGAACATGGATATGGGCAGACTAGGGACTAAAGAAGAAAAGGACGTGGACTGAGATGTGAGTGATGGAGAGAGTTAGAATGACAATCCCTGTTGGAAAGTTGGCCAAGATTATTCATGGATCCAAATGCCTCCTACGAACAGCATATTAACAAGGCACCTTCTCTCAGAGCATGTCTACACCAGAAAATTAAGGCGACCTAATTTACAATGGCATACCTCCGCCGAAGTAATTGCGTCACTTCTGCACATCTGCAttttgctccttgtgtcggtggGGCATGTTCTTAGCAGGAGTGCTTGCACTGAttgaactgtcagtgtggggcattgtgggtcAGCTTTGGAAAGCCAGCAACACTTGATGTGAGcagtgcactgtctacactgactCTGCTTTGGCCTAACTACATTGACTGTGTCTcaacgcctctcatggaggtggagttattaagtcggtgtagTGGGCGAGTTACATCAGCGGAAGCAAAATATTAATGTAGCTGCTTAcgtagttaggtcgacataagctgttTTGCGTTGAgctaactctgtaatgtagaccagggctcagactgCCCAACTCCTGGCATGTCAGGGACACTCCCATTTGCAACAACCCCCAAACTCCCTATTTAGTAATGTTATTATCACCCTCCTTAAAAACTACATTACCCAGAACTACATGCGTCAAGCCACATGTGCGCACCAAGACCTCTCTCCCTGAGCCAGGGAAAGAGAGTGATGTGTATGTGTGGCTAACGCACAAACTTTTAGGTAATGTAGTTGCTCTCCCTTCTGCCAATGGgattgcaggagggggtgggcttGTCTGAGCTCGGCATCCAACggcagggcagggtggtagaTTTGAAGACACCTGGGCTAGGTGGAGGTAGGTCAGTAATGGAAAGGTAAGGAGCAGGGGTGTATCCTGGCCTTCTAAGGGTGAGGTTAAAGCCCCCTGAGGACGTGGGGATGGGAGGCAAGCCTGCATGGGTTGGTTCTGTTCTGCTGCTGCAAAACATCCAGCAAAGAGCAGTCTATGTCCATGGGTGTAATTGCAGCCCTGCTTCCATGAATGCTGCCAAGCTTATTAAAGCTTCTCCAGGTCCAGGTCCCAGCTGCAGAGACTGCAAATCTTCTTGCCTTGCTGTGTGTTCTATCAGTACGTGTTCTGATTCATAATAATGTGTGATGTCAGTTGGAATTATTTAATCAGAGATTACTAGTCAGCTATGGATCCAGCAGAGTACAGAAAGAAAAGCACCCTTTACCAGTCTCCCCGCATGAGGGGAGCGATAGCTGCTTGTCCACCTCCAGCTTAACTCCCCCAAACTCTTCCCTTCTATAGTGTGTGGGACAAAGAAATTCCTTTGTGAGGAAGAGAAACTACTTTCTCACAATTGATCCCACTCTGTGGTCTGTTTTCGATATCTCAGTTTACCTAATTGCTTATGGAACTTCTTTTATGGTATCTCAGATTACACGAGAGATCAACTAAAGGGATTTCTAACCTAGTTGTTATTACTAAGAACATCTGTGGCAACAAGTCATTCCCAATGAGCTAAGAACATCTTTCACTAGGTCATCATTTCCTAAATCACAGATAACATGTAATAAACATACCTCTTAAAATAACTGAACATATTTAGATCATAAATACCCCTCATCAATCATACCTTCTTGTTCATCACAACATACATCTGTAGTAACAGGCATCCTTTGTTAGTTGCCAGGGGTCTGTGCCTGAAAATCTGGATGTATTCTCCATGGGTCAGTGGGGTCAGGGTAAGAGATTTTATTGTTGATCCTATATACTTGTTTGGACGTACACCCTAGTTCAGAGAAAGGACAAAATGCTTTGGGTTAGAAGGCAGAATACCCTTTGGTTTGCATTCAGAGGTTGTGGTTAGTATAGGTCTAAGAGAATGATAGAGGTTTAATATCTACTAACATCAGGGATTACAAGGCATTGAGGGGAGGGACTGAATGAGGGTACTAGTGGGGGGTTAACAGGAGGGTAGTGTGGTTGGAGCTGGATTTCAGGATGCTCCCGGAAATTAACTTGAAAATGTTTGTCAATATGCCCCTTCTCTGCATAAAACAGGAACTAACTGGGGCCAAAGCCTCATCCAGCATATTTAGATAATGGGATATAAGCCCTGAGCCTGCAAGGACTTCAGTAAGGGAAACTTCTCCGTAGAACTCACTATTGGGGCCTAAACCTCTAGTTCACAGACAGTTTCAAGGTAGTCCAGCCCTTGGGAATGTGGAGAGGTAGCATGGTCCATTGAACAAGGCCATGCATTAGGGTTTGAGAACTGGGTTCTGTGCCTGGTTCCAGGTGACCATGCTCAAATCACTTCCCTGCTCCGTGCCTCAAGTCTCCCCTTCCactctttgtctgccttgtctatgtagattgcaaactctttaaGGCCACGGCTGTCTTTTACTCCGTGTGTGTACTGTGCCCAGCATAAGGGAGCCCTGAGGTTGGTTGGGGTTTTTAGGCATCACTGTCATAtacctaataataaataatgaatactaATAGCAAGTTCTCAATCCATTCAGCCCCTCTAAGGAAATACAGCCATGTTTTTAAGAACTTCTAGAAAAGACTTATGGAGGGCAGCAGCTCCAAGGAGGAGCAAGAGGAGCgtgccttaaaaaaaatcactaccaAAAAACATCCAGAAGTAGCAAAGACGTCaataaggccccaatccagcacaCACGGAGGTGCTTAACTTCACTGCCTTCTCTGGTAGGACGGCTCACGGTAGTTGAGTAAGTGCGCAAGGATTTGCAGGATTTTGCAGCTCAGGTTTGCAGAGGAgaaggtcctgatcttgcaaagctGCTCGGTTGTGCACCGACACCACCTCCTTTTCTGACCATTTTGTTTTGAGGGCCTAATTCAGTCCTGCAAGAAACACCATAGATGGCAGGCTCCCATTCGTTGATCGCTAAGCAGAGTTTGGGGCCTCCCTGCAGCCTAGTCTCCGAAAGAAAGAGGCAAAGCTTGGCTTGTACatgggtgtgcatgcatgtgtgcacacacacacacactcagcatctcccattggttagCTCAGGTGATTCTCTGTCTAGTACGCTGCTTGGTGGATCACATTCTAAAGcgcttctctctccccattcattgtacagggagcctaagTGCCTAACTCGGCTGTGTGGGTTGCAGTGCTGTTCTTGTGATTTTCTGGGCACCCCAAAGTTAGTTGCTATGATGCTCAGTGCTGTGAGCCTAAGTCCTTTCGTGGATCCCTCCCTGCGAGTCTCTCAATAATAgttttaagggtggcaatttttgaagcttttctgttgcaaaacagactccaatgagctgtagctcacgaaagcttatgttcaaataaatttgttagtctctaaggtgccacaagtactccttttctttttccaatgagaaactgttgagcttgaattaatattcaaactagataccattaacttgggtttcagagtagcagccgtgttagtctgtattcgcaaaaggaaaaggagcacttgtggcaccttggagactaacaaatttatttgcgcataagctttcgtgagctacagctcacttcatcttagagactgggagtggctgggtcattacacatattgaatctatttccccatgttaagtatcctcacaccttcttgtcaactgtctaaatgggccatcgtgattatcactacaaaagtttttttctcctgctgataatagctcatctttgactaattagcctctcacagtttgtatgaagaaaaggaggacttgtggcaccttagagactaacaaatttatttgagcataagctttcatggctacagcttacttcatcagatgcatttttgcgaatacagactaacacggctgctactctggtaccTATAGTTGGAGAGCTCAGGCATTTCTGGTTTaactcctgatcctgcaaacacttatgcagatgcttaactttacttcCATTAAAGTCATGGCAGGAGACCGCTCAcaggagtaaagttaagcacctgcataaatatttgcaggattgaggctttATGGTATACAGAGCATATATTGCTTATCATTATAGCCATAGATGGATTCCTTTAAAAGTCTctgaaaggtggggagggggctttaaaaagcaacaacattTTACTCTACTGAAAACTTAAGTAGTTTTTCTCTTGGTCTTCATAAACCTGCACTGAACTGGTAAAAGTGGCAAGGTCCCATTAAAAGCATAAGGGACTTGCATTTGTGAGCAGTGTTTGTGTATTACCTAGCAAAATGGTCTCCGGCTTTGATCCCCAGGCACTTCCATAATaaacatgaataataataataattaataacaataatatttaaatgaatggaagTTTGGCCAGATTAACCATAGCCTCAGTGATGTGGGGATGTTAATCTCTCCAAAGGCAGCAGATGGCAGTGTACTAACAGCTTGAACACTGAGGCAACTGCAGCTGTATTTTGCGGTTATGGTGCCTTTCCTctgtaaaaaaaatgtataattaaCTGTGTTAGATAAATGCATATTAAATAATGTTAGCAAAGTAGCTACTATATATTTAACAGTGTTATAAGAAAATGTGAAAGggaatttttctgttttctttgtgtgtctttttgACAAAGCTCTCAAAACTCTGCTAAGACAACTTCAGAGGTTGTAAAAAACAGAAAGCTGGTTTGTCTGGTCTTATCTACAGTGGATTCTTGGTCTGTGTAGATAATAGGGCAAAGCAACCCAGACAAATGGATGATTTACTAGCCAGATGCAGATCTCCCTAGTAAGACAAGCTAGGTCATAGAAGGACAGTGACTGATCAGAACTAGCCATCCAGAAACTCCCAGGCTACAAGAAGCAGATAAGTAAGAATAAGACTGTTGTAAGAAATAATGGAACAcagaaaagcaatgaaaagacaGCTGGATTGAGTCACGAGGAAGGTggtaatggtttaaaaaaaaaaagacaagcggGTACCAGTTAAAATTTTACCACGACCAGGATAAGTAAAAATGTATTAGAAGGATTTGGGGTTAGTTATTATGTTGTGTGCATGAAAATATATTATTGGAAAGATCATAAGCCTGGGTCATGGATACAGGCCAGGGTAATACACTTGCTCAGCTAACTGACTTTGGCCTAGTCTTTgtttttattgcaccaactttgttggtgaaagagacaaacttttgagcttccACAGAGCCCTGCTTCAGGTCTTGGAAAGGAAaactcgtctctctcaccaacagaagttggtccaataaaagatattacctaacccaccttgtctctctaatatcctgggaccaatatggcttcAGTAACACTGCCTGGTCTTTGCTTGACATAAGTGTCGCCTCGTGTGCGCTCGCTTAAATGTCGCTGCTAGGACAAAGGTGATGTTTGGTAAGGTGTTGAAAGGCCGAGATAAAATGAAGTTAATCAGTACCCTCTTCATACACCAAATATAGTGGCCAAAAAGTTACTGTACTGGGAAAAACAGGAAAGTGCCTGTCTGGAGGAAGGTGATGTGCTGACATGAAAATAGCATGGTCAGCAAACATTAAGTAAACTGTAGCATGCACATGCGTATTGTAAGGTTTATTGGATTGTCACGCTGTGGAAAAGGCATAAACCTGCTAGAGAGGAAGGACATGGTTGGAGACCAGTGGGAGAAATCCATCATGACCCACCTATGCCCCAGAAGAAGGTAATTGGCCAATATCTTTTTCTGTATCTCTCATCCGTTGCTTTCTAATTGTAAACACAAGGCCATGGTTTTGGTTCAAATAAAGGTTTGAATTAATAAACCCAAGGGTCTCGGCCCCGTGTGTGGCATGCCTCATCCAGCAATATTTAGAATAGAATGTTTGTAGTTAAACTCGTTTTAATAATCTGCACCAGCATAAAGGATGTGTGTGTAACAAAGGGGTGTGGAGTAACACAGGACACCCACTCACCTGGACCAACACGGACCTGATGATGACAGAAACAGCCTACCTGTGCCCAGGACTGGGGAGCTGATCATTGCCCTTTCTCTCTTATGCATGATTCGGGCAGTGATATACACGCCGGATGTTTTCTTATTAAAGCTTTAAACTAGTGAAGGTTAGTAATTGATGGAGACTGGGCTTTTCACCCAACAGGCCTCCACGTCAATCTTAATTATTTGTAAAGCAGAAAAGAGCCCTGAGGCCAGATCAGTTTTCATCCCTCTTTTACAACTGGAGAACTGAGCTACAGAGAACCAAAacaatttgcccaaggtcccacagcatCGTGAATTCTATTCAATGGCAAGCTAGACAAGGGTTGCCAGCGTGTAAGGATAGGACAGCCCCCCTCAGGTATCTGTCAGAGGCCGGTTTGGTCCCCCCAGGATAGAGTCACGCGCTGTGGTCAGGATTCCATCCCGCGTGTCTCTTTGTCAGCAATGTCTATTCCTGAGCTGGTGGCAGGTGACTTTTTAGGGCAATGCCGTCTGTGCCATTTCTCTCCATTGCCCAGAGCTGGGTACAGTTTGTCCTCGTTGCTTTTCAGTGAGACGTCTTTTACGGGTCCTGATCATCTAAGCAAGTATCTTTCTCACCCTCCCTTGTATTTGGGACACTGGAATAGAAAGTGCCTGTCTGTTCCCATCTCCTTGGGTCATAGCCAAAAACAGAACCGACAACTTCAGCTTCACAAGCCAACGTTCGAACGTTAGGCAATACTCCCTGTAGGCACTCAGGAACCAGAAGAGGGGGGGCAGCAGATCTTTAGTTCCTCATTACATCGATTGCTGGCATATTTGCATCAAGACACAGCTTTTTGATGTCTTCTGCCCAAGCGAAAGGCTCTCAAGCAGGGCAGTGCAGACACCAAGGGTGCAATAGATATAGCTCTGTAGAGAGAGAGATGTCATAGAagatcaggtttggaagggacctcgagaggtcatctagtccaaccccctgctcaaaacgaTGTTGTTTTCCACAGAATTTAAAACCCCGGAAGGGCCACACACCCGGAGTAAAGTTTCAAAGGGTTTACTTCAGGGAGATGCCTTCTGCTGTCCTGGTACTTGGTCCTCAGGGGAAGTTGTTTCCAGTGTCACACACCAGCAGCTGCGAAGGTGCAACCCCTAACACCTCAGCAGCTCCCTTCCCTGAGACGTTAATGTACCAGCCAGTTCCTGGGTGGGACCacaacatccatccatccatccatcaaggGCAATCAGCAGCAGCCAAGGGCTTGcgtgtccccccacccccgctccaggCCAGGCTCATTGCAGGGGAGTCAGAAATACTTCAAGCCTCCTGCTGTCTGCGCTGGAAGGAAACTCACGTTTCCCGTTTTCCCTCCACTCTGTGCCGCTTGCAGCCGGGGCTGCTACCCCCCAGCTGCCCAGGAGCAAGCAAGGCAAGGGCCCGTGATGCGCTTTTTATCCCTAGGTTAGCCTTGCAGTGGGGAGTCCGGGCTCTGCCGTCCAGCCTTAGACCCACGCCTTTGCTGTGGGGCCTG
Coding sequences within:
- the TOMM6 gene encoding mitochondrial import receptor subunit TOM6 homolog; translation: MASGGQAGGGGGGPGSPPEGLRDWVRSACRFAADRSDFRRNLIVNLGLFAAGVWVARNLTDIDLMAPQPVA